In one window of Rhodanobacter sp. FDAARGOS 1247 DNA:
- a CDS encoding serine/threonine-protein kinase, with protein sequence MSETQRRQRALAIFDEVADLAGAGREARLSELCGDDEALRMQVLALLHADAATGEPFGGDVAAWGHALAHDAGDPQHDPAIGRSIGAWRIVEVIGHGGMGAVYAVQRDDGAYAQQAALKLIRASADSAVARERFLRERQILAGLRHSNIATLLDGGISAGGEPYFVMERIDGAPINRWCDARHLGLRERVVLFLQVLDAVGYAHRNLVVHRDLKPSNLLVDADGRVKLLDFGIAKQLEGADATATLDRALTFEYASPEQLHDAPITTVTDLWQLGVVLHRLLAGTHPFGLTRDTPVASQLRQLAREPEPLTRAAANASAEQAALRGGLTPSSLSRALRGSLADIVQACLRRDPEARYASADALGSDLRAWLDNRPIAAVRLSRGERARLWLRRNRLLAASIAAVALALIAGSGVALWQANEARAQAQLAEQQAARANGAMEFLEEALTGATPQHMLDSKFSLKDLLAYARKLLDEERNLDPQVRKAVQRSLAILYATSGDYADSEAMYTPGMQDVQPYNRKDALDLAVHFSNYAGVLAAVGRPKEAVTAADHALQLRKRYAPDDTFQQAASQKNLADVQGMVGDLAASASNYEQSLTLLTGLAAPDEQARSTTIGAYTGLCKVLIMQNLHLRALQFARQGLAYATKQGDPSLDQDRVNLLLDKSIAQRALGQFDGVEADMRQAIAINEKLVGADSPEVGTNYWQLGEALNDLGQHADALDAFSHSETILTSSKPVPGQLATVYKGMGIAWQKQGDKAKAANFYQRALASLGKADTPRLQKMRQDIQALLAGVQGVPL encoded by the coding sequence GTGAGCGAGACGCAGCGGCGCCAGCGTGCGCTGGCCATCTTCGATGAAGTGGCTGACCTTGCCGGGGCAGGGCGCGAGGCCCGCCTGTCCGAATTGTGCGGCGACGACGAGGCCCTGCGGATGCAGGTGCTGGCATTGCTCCATGCCGATGCCGCGACAGGCGAACCTTTCGGCGGCGACGTGGCGGCGTGGGGCCATGCGCTTGCCCATGACGCCGGCGACCCGCAGCACGACCCGGCCATCGGGCGCAGCATCGGCGCCTGGCGCATCGTCGAGGTGATCGGCCACGGCGGCATGGGCGCGGTGTATGCCGTGCAGCGCGACGACGGCGCCTATGCGCAGCAGGCTGCGCTCAAGCTGATCCGCGCCAGCGCCGATTCGGCAGTGGCGCGCGAACGCTTCCTGCGCGAGCGCCAGATCCTGGCCGGTCTGCGGCATTCGAACATCGCCACCTTGCTGGACGGCGGCATCAGCGCGGGGGGCGAACCGTACTTCGTGATGGAGCGCATCGACGGCGCGCCGATCAACCGCTGGTGCGACGCGCGCCACCTTGGCTTGCGCGAACGCGTGGTGCTGTTCCTGCAGGTCCTCGATGCGGTGGGTTATGCGCACCGCAACCTCGTCGTGCATCGCGACCTGAAGCCATCCAACCTGCTGGTGGATGCCGACGGAAGGGTCAAGTTGCTGGATTTCGGCATCGCCAAGCAGCTCGAAGGCGCCGACGCGACCGCGACCCTCGACCGCGCGCTCACCTTCGAATACGCCTCGCCCGAACAGCTGCATGACGCGCCGATCACCACGGTCACCGACCTGTGGCAGCTGGGCGTGGTGCTGCATCGCCTGCTGGCCGGCACGCACCCGTTCGGGCTGACCCGCGATACCCCGGTGGCCAGCCAGTTGCGCCAACTGGCGCGTGAGCCCGAACCGCTCACGCGGGCGGCAGCGAATGCTTCCGCCGAACAGGCGGCGTTGCGCGGCGGGCTTACTCCCAGCTCGTTGTCGCGTGCGCTGCGCGGCAGCCTGGCCGACATCGTGCAGGCCTGCCTGCGCCGTGATCCGGAAGCCCGTTACGCCTCGGCCGATGCCTTGGGGAGCGACCTCCGGGCCTGGCTGGACAACCGCCCGATCGCCGCCGTGCGCTTGTCCCGCGGCGAACGCGCGAGGCTGTGGCTGCGCCGCAATCGCCTGCTGGCCGCGTCGATCGCGGCGGTGGCCCTTGCCCTGATCGCCGGAAGCGGCGTCGCCTTGTGGCAGGCCAACGAAGCGCGCGCGCAGGCACAGCTTGCCGAACAACAGGCCGCGCGGGCGAACGGCGCGATGGAGTTCCTGGAAGAGGCGCTCACCGGGGCGACGCCACAGCACATGCTCGACAGCAAGTTCTCGCTGAAGGATCTGCTTGCCTATGCACGCAAGCTGCTGGACGAGGAAAGGAATCTCGATCCGCAAGTGCGCAAGGCGGTGCAGCGCAGCCTGGCCATCCTGTATGCCACGAGCGGCGACTACGCGGATTCGGAGGCGATGTACACGCCAGGCATGCAGGACGTGCAGCCGTACAACCGCAAGGACGCACTGGATCTGGCCGTCCACTTCAGCAACTACGCGGGCGTGCTGGCAGCGGTGGGCAGGCCGAAGGAAGCGGTGACCGCGGCGGATCATGCGCTGCAACTGCGCAAGCGTTACGCACCAGACGACACTTTTCAGCAGGCAGCATCGCAGAAGAATCTGGCTGATGTGCAGGGCATGGTCGGTGATTTGGCCGCATCCGCCAGCAATTACGAACAAAGCCTGACGCTGCTGACCGGGCTGGCTGCGCCGGACGAGCAGGCCCGCAGCACCACGATCGGCGCCTACACCGGCTTGTGCAAGGTGCTGATCATGCAGAATCTGCACCTGCGCGCACTGCAGTTTGCGCGCCAGGGTCTGGCCTATGCCACGAAGCAGGGTGATCCCTCGCTGGATCAGGATCGGGTCAACCTGCTGCTTGATAAATCCATCGCGCAACGGGCACTCGGTCAGTTTGACGGCGTCGAAGCCGACATGCGCCAGGCCATCGCGATCAACGAAAAGCTGGTTGGTGCGGACAGTCCGGAAGTCGGAACGAATTATTGGCAACTGGGTGAGGCATTGAATGACCTGGGGCAGCATGCCGATGCGCTGGACGCCTTTTCCCACTCGGAAACCATTCTGACCAGCAGCAAGCCGGTGCCGGGACAACTGGCGACTGTGTACAAGGGCATGGGCATTGCCTGGCAGAAACAGGGCGACAAGGCGAAAGCCGCCAATTTTTATCAGCGCGCCTTGGCCAGCCTGGGCAAGGCCGACACACCACGCCTGCAGAAGATGCGGCAAGACATCCAGGCGTTGCTGGCTGGCGTGCAAGGCGTTCCGCTTTAG
- a CDS encoding TFIIB-type zinc ribbon-containing protein, whose amino-acid sequence MNTTIPPLPPGPPPTGPGSPQDVPPPHGSFPIDPATLPPPIRDELQAPDPTAIDTAADELKDGLNRCPKCGSTEIRQRPGTDLLICMYCRHEWHGEGVEEAFGLGEGIDQLQGTVIASGAQDIKADTASLMTFKCPGCGAEVTVNTANAMTARCHWCRHVFGVNEQVSNGAVPDAVLPFHIRKDDAVARIRQFVDKRRLFALKAFKEEFTPENVVAVYLPYMIVDGNVSASVAGQGEIKTREYTSDKKTYYDADVYRLDRHVDFTVDDLPLESSARRGNLDTRINTNNIINTILPFDTKNAVKWNASYLTGITSEKRDLDVEKLRPQLEDELLSIARAQVEMSVARYDRGVRWEQEQLSVHGTRWVSMYLPVWLYSYHQPGPNGGMLHYIAVNGRTGETMGSVPVQQWKLLTAALTVGTFLEAIALFILGHSS is encoded by the coding sequence ATGAACACCACCATTCCCCCGCTGCCACCGGGGCCGCCGCCCACCGGCCCCGGCTCGCCGCAGGATGTGCCGCCGCCACACGGCAGCTTTCCGATCGATCCGGCCACCCTGCCCCCACCGATCCGCGACGAGTTGCAGGCGCCGGACCCGACCGCCATCGACACGGCCGCCGACGAGCTCAAGGACGGCCTCAACCGTTGCCCGAAATGCGGTTCGACCGAGATCCGGCAACGGCCCGGCACCGACCTGCTGATCTGCATGTACTGCCGTCACGAATGGCATGGCGAGGGCGTCGAGGAGGCCTTCGGCCTGGGCGAGGGCATCGATCAGTTGCAGGGCACGGTGATCGCTTCGGGCGCGCAGGACATCAAGGCCGACACGGCCAGCCTGATGACCTTCAAGTGTCCCGGTTGTGGCGCCGAGGTCACGGTCAATACCGCCAACGCGATGACCGCGCGATGCCACTGGTGCCGCCACGTGTTCGGCGTCAACGAGCAGGTGTCGAATGGCGCAGTGCCCGATGCGGTGCTGCCCTTCCACATCAGGAAGGACGACGCGGTCGCGCGCATCCGCCAGTTCGTCGACAAGCGGCGGCTGTTCGCGCTGAAGGCGTTCAAGGAAGAGTTCACCCCGGAGAACGTCGTCGCCGTCTACCTGCCCTACATGATCGTGGACGGCAACGTCAGCGCCAGCGTCGCCGGCCAGGGCGAGATCAAGACGCGCGAATACACCAGCGACAAGAAGACCTACTACGACGCCGATGTCTACAGGCTGGACCGGCACGTGGACTTCACCGTGGACGACTTGCCGCTGGAATCCTCCGCCCGGCGCGGCAACCTGGACACGCGCATCAACACCAACAACATCATCAACACGATCCTGCCGTTCGACACCAAGAACGCGGTGAAGTGGAACGCGTCCTACCTGACCGGCATCACCTCGGAAAAGCGCGACCTGGACGTGGAAAAGCTGCGCCCGCAGCTGGAAGACGAGCTGCTGTCGATCGCCCGCGCCCAGGTCGAAATGTCCGTGGCCCGCTACGATCGCGGCGTGCGCTGGGAACAGGAACAGCTCAGCGTGCATGGCACGCGCTGGGTGTCGATGTACCTGCCGGTGTGGCTGTACTCTTATCACCAGCCAGGCCCCAACGGCGGCATGCTGCACTACATCGCGGTGAACGGCCGCACCGGCGAAACCATGGGCAGCGTACCGGTGCAGCAGTGGAAGCTGCTCACGGCCGCGCTCACCGTCGGCACCTTTCTCGAAGCCATCGCACTCTTCATCCTGGGACATTCGTCATGA
- a CDS encoding SPFH domain-containing protein, which translates to MGLFQAVAGSIGGTLADQWKDFYTIPDGLPSTAALFAAVPQGSNAGRGSNTHGSSNIITNGSKIVVPEGYGLLLFQDGKITGFAAEPGGYEWKSDDLNSTSIFTGGGFVDALVKQSWERFKFGGQPGSQQAAFFVSLKELPDNRFGTQSEIYWDDAFLNTQVGAVTRGSYTLKIVDPILFVKNFVPASYLQPGKVFDFTDIDNAAASQLFNEVVGSLAPAFSLYSNDGNKEHRITKLQQDSLGFAKSLSDAVESAYQWKSDRGLAIVKTAIVSIEYDANTRELLKTVQRADALSGARGNSNLQASVAAGMQAAGENGGAAGMMGIGMASGMMGGIGGLQQPVAPAAPAADDPIAKLKKAKEMLDLGLISQADYDAAKAKALGL; encoded by the coding sequence ATGGGTCTCTTTCAGGCAGTGGCGGGATCGATCGGCGGCACGCTGGCCGATCAGTGGAAGGATTTCTACACGATTCCGGACGGCCTGCCGTCGACGGCGGCGCTGTTTGCGGCGGTGCCTCAGGGCAGCAATGCCGGGCGCGGTTCGAACACGCACGGCTCGTCGAACATCATCACCAACGGTTCGAAGATCGTCGTTCCCGAGGGCTACGGCCTGCTGCTGTTCCAGGACGGCAAGATCACCGGCTTCGCCGCCGAGCCGGGCGGCTACGAGTGGAAATCGGACGACCTCAACTCGACCTCGATCTTCACTGGCGGCGGCTTCGTCGATGCACTGGTCAAGCAGAGCTGGGAGCGCTTCAAGTTCGGCGGCCAGCCGGGTTCGCAGCAGGCGGCGTTCTTCGTCTCGCTGAAGGAGCTGCCGGACAATCGCTTCGGCACGCAGTCGGAGATCTACTGGGACGACGCCTTCCTCAACACCCAGGTCGGCGCGGTGACGCGCGGCTCGTACACGCTGAAGATCGTCGACCCGATCCTGTTCGTGAAGAACTTCGTGCCGGCCTCGTATCTGCAGCCGGGCAAGGTGTTCGATTTCACCGACATCGACAACGCCGCGGCCAGCCAGCTCTTCAACGAGGTGGTGGGTTCGCTCGCCCCGGCTTTCAGCCTGTATTCGAACGACGGCAACAAGGAACACCGCATCACCAAGCTGCAGCAGGATTCGCTGGGCTTCGCCAAGAGCCTGTCCGATGCGGTGGAAAGCGCCTACCAGTGGAAGTCCGATCGCGGCCTGGCCATCGTCAAGACCGCCATCGTCTCCATCGAGTACGACGCGAACACCCGCGAACTGCTGAAGACGGTGCAGCGCGCCGACGCGCTTTCCGGCGCCCGCGGCAATTCCAACTTGCAGGCCAGCGTCGCCGCCGGCATGCAGGCGGCCGGCGAGAACGGCGGCGCGGCGGGCATGATGGGCATCGGCATGGCGTCGGGCATGATGGGTGGCATCGGTGGTTTGCAGCAGCCGGTGGCGCCAGCCGCACCGGCGGCCGACGACCCGATCGCCAAGCTGAAGAAGGCCAAGGAGATGCTCGACCTCGGCCTGATCTCCCAGGCCGATTACGACGCGGCAAAGGCCAAGGCCCTCGGCCTGTAA
- a CDS encoding cysteine hydrolase family protein: protein MSDTPALLVIDVQQSFLQAPYWREDDVPVFREKLLKLIDAATARGWPVVRILHEESAGHFAPASGLVTPMAWVPDAHDVVFRKQVHNAFTGTSLEAWLRERGIGWVIVSGIRTEQCCETTARVASDLGFAVDYVTEATLTFPMIHAGSGSHYDAQDIKQRTELVLDGRFARIRTVDDVLADH from the coding sequence ATGTCCGATACCCCCGCCTTGCTGGTCATCGATGTGCAGCAGTCGTTCCTGCAGGCGCCGTACTGGCGCGAGGACGATGTGCCGGTGTTCCGCGAGAAGTTGTTGAAACTGATCGACGCGGCGACCGCGCGCGGATGGCCAGTCGTGCGCATCCTGCACGAGGAGAGCGCCGGCCATTTCGCCCCGGCATCGGGGCTGGTGACGCCGATGGCGTGGGTGCCGGACGCGCACGACGTGGTGTTTCGCAAGCAGGTGCACAACGCGTTTACCGGCACCAGCCTGGAGGCGTGGCTGCGCGAGCGCGGCATCGGGTGGGTGATCGTCAGCGGCATCCGCACCGAGCAGTGTTGCGAGACCACCGCGCGGGTGGCCTCGGATCTCGGCTTTGCGGTGGACTATGTGACCGAGGCGACGCTGACGTTTCCGATGATCCACGCCGGCAGCGGGAGCCACTACGATGCGCAGGACATCAAGCAGCGCACGGAACTGGTTCTGGATGGACGCTTTGCCCGCATCCGCACCGTCGATGACGTCCTCGCCGATCACTGA